GTGGCTCAAGGGCCAGGGACACAGCCCGCTCTTGGTCGCGGCGGATTTGCAGCGCCCCAACGCCGTCAAGCAGCTGCAGGTCAACGGTGAGCGCGCAGGCGTTCCCGTATTTGCTCCGCACCCGGGCGTGTCCAGCGAGTTTGAATCCGCCACGGGCGATCCCGTAGCAGTCGCCATGGCCGGTTTGGCCGAGGCCAAGTCCAAGCTGCACGACGTTGTCATTGTTGACACCGCCGGCCGCCTGGGTATTGACGCCGAACTGATGAAGCAGGCTGCGGACATCCGCGCCGCCATCAACCCCGACGAGGTCCTGTTCGTCATTGACGCCATGATCGGTCAGGATGCCGTCAACACGGCACAGGCGTTCAACGAAGGCGTCAACTTCACCGGCGTTGTGCTGACCAAGCTCGACGGCGACGCCCGCGGTGGTGCCGCCCTCTCGGTTGCCTCGGTGACCGGCAAGCCTGTTATGTTCGCCTCCACGGGCGAGGGCCTGGACGATTTCGAGCTGTTCCACCCGGACCGTATGGCCAGCCGCATCCTTGACATGGGTGACGTCCTCACCCTCATCGAGCAGGCTGAAAAGAACTGGGACAAGGGCGAAGCCGAGCGGATGGCGCAGAAATTCGCCGACCAGGAAGACTTCACCCTGGATGACTTCCTGTCTCAGATGCAGCAGATCCGCAAAATGGGCTCCATGAAGAAGATGCTCATGATGATGCCCGGTGCCGCCGGCATGCGTCAGCAGTTGGAAAACTTCGACGAGCGCGAGATTGACCGCGTCGAAGCTATTGTCCGCTCCATGACCCAGCACGAGCGTGTTGCGCCCAAGATCATCAACGGTTCACGCCGCGCCCGTATCGCCAAGGGTTCCGGCGTGCACGTTTCCGAGGTCAACGGCCTGCTGGAGCGTTTTGGCCAGGCCCAGAAGATGATGAAGAAGATGGCTCAGGGCGGCGGCATTCCCGGCATGCCTGGCGTTGCTGGCCCCGGCGGCTTCAACAGTGCCCGCAAGGGTAAGCAGGGCGCCAAGAAGAAGGCTCGCTCCGGTAACCCGGCCAAGGCTGCTGCCGAGTTGAAGGCCGCGCAGGAGAAGGCCAGCGCACCCAAGGCTCTGCCCACGGGAGCTGCTTTCGGCGCCGGCGCGCAGGACTTCGATCCGAGCAGCCTGAATCTGCCCAAGGGATTCGAGAAGTTCCTCGGTAAGTAGTTCTTGGTTCGGAGGGCCCCGTCCGCGTTGTTAACTTACGACGCCGGACGGGGCCTTTTGCGTTTCAGGGCCTGGTGCTCGAGTCTGACGGACCCCCGCCGAGTCCGACGCAGCGCTACGTCTGACTCGACGGCTCTCCGTCGGTCTCGGCGAAGTGGGCGTGCGGGAGTGTCAGGCCCATCAGGTAACCTGCATCAATGAGTAAAACCCGGATTGTGTTTGTCCACGGCATGGATAGCTATGGAGCCGCTGCCTGGCCAGCCCAACACCTCCTCGCCGGTCACTACGATTGTCTCTTTCTCAAGCGCACCGGATTTGACGCCGTCGCACCTGTCGCCGCAACTGACTTTGCCGCCGATGCCAACATTGTCATTGAGGCACTCGGCCACGGCGGGCACGTGGTGGCCCACGCCCAAGGCGCAGTGGCCGCCATGATGGCAGCGGTGCAGCGCCCTGATCTGGTCAGGTCGCTGGTTTTAATTGAGCCCTTGTTGCCGTCATTGACAGCCGAACTGCCGGCCAGCGCGGCGTATTCACAGCGCGTGGCGGAATTGTTCGCCCGTTCCGCGAAGCTTGGCGATGCCGAATTCCTCATGGAGTTCAACACTTTGCTGGCGGTTACCACGGCAGGAGCCGCGGAGCCTGTGGCTCGCCGGGCAGCCCGGGCGAGGCTGCAGCTGCCGTCATCGGCCGCCCCGCTGCTGATCATTGCCGGAGTACCCACTTTGGTGCTGACCGGTGGTTGGGAACCGTTGTATGAAGAGGTTGCCGGTTACTTGGAGAGCACCGGCGCCAAACATGTTGTTCTACGAAGCGGGCACAGGCCTCACGATACCGCTGCTGGTGCAGCACAGATTGAACAGTTTATCGAGGCTACGGAGCGCAGCGCCGTACATTAGGAGGACGCTGATCCGGCCTGAGCCATTCTGATTGTCACACCCAGCGGCTAGTCTTCTGAGATGTTGGAAATCCGCCCGGCCGCCTTGCCTGAGTTTGCCCTGCTTCCTGCCATAGAGGCCGAGGCAGATGCAGCCTTTGAGGCGCTGGATCCGCCCATATCCATTGCGGACTTTCCCGCCCCGGACTCGGCACAGGATTACGCCGACGCCTTTCACATCATGGTTGCGGGGCGTCCACCGGCCGGTTTTGTCAGGCTGGAGATCGTCGATGGCCAGGCCCACATGGCTCAATTGTCGGTGAGCCCGCAGTATGCGCGGCAGGGGATTGGGCGCCAGTTGGTCAACGCCGCAATTGCGTGGGCCGCCGAGGCCGGGTTTCACTCCATGACGCTCACTACCTTTGCGCACATCCCGTTCAATGGACCCTTTTATACCAGTTGCGGCTTTAGTGAGCTTCCCCACGAGCAGTGGACAGCAGAGCTGGCAGAGTTGCGCCACCACGAGGCTTTTTGGACGCCAAGGGAGCCCGGATCGTGATGAGAATAAAATTAACCCCACGGGAATAGGTTGAAGCTTCAAGTAGTTTGCTACTATAGGAACAACAACAAACCTTGGAGACATCATGACTGTACAAAACGATCTGCTTTCCGCCGACCTCACCATGGGCACCGTGATGCTCAAGGTTGGCGACATGACACTAATGAGCAACTACTACCAGAAGGCCCTCGGGCTTGATGTGGTTGCCGAAGCCGACGGCGGCCAGTACTTGGGTCGCGGCAACACCCCGCTCGTGCACCTTCAGCCGGCCGGTGGCCTGCATATTCCCGGCCGCGGAGAGGCTGGACTATTCCATACCGCGTTGCTGTTCGATGATCAGGCGTCCCTGGCCGCCACCGTGGCTACCGCAGCCCAGTACAGCCCGCAAGCCTTTGCTGGCAGCGCCGATCACCTGGTGTCCGAAGCCTTCTACTTCACCGATCCTGAAGGCAACGGCATCGAGCTCTACTGGGACCGCCCCCGCGATGCCTGGACCTGGAGCAATGGCGAAGTTGACATGGACTCACTGGCCCTTTCACCCCAGCACTACCTGCAGCAGCACCTGACCGAAGAGGCTGTTGTTGGTCAGCGCCAGTCCGCTGCCGACATTGGCCATGTGCACCTGCAGGTTGGGGATATCAAGACGGCTGAATCTTTTTACGTTGACACGCTCGGCTTTGAGAAAACCTCTGGTTTCCATGGCCAGGCACTGTTCGTCTCCGCAGGCGGCTACCACCACCACATGGCCATGAATGTCTGGAATAGTCGCGGCGCTGGTCCCCGCAAGGACACTCTGGGGCTGGGTGAGGTGCTCATTCAGCTTCCGGGTAAGGACGACGTCGGCGCCTTGGCGCAGCGTTTGACTCACCACGGCATTGCCGTCGCCAACACCGGTGCCGAGCTCCGCTTTGATGATCCGTGGATGAACAAAATTCGCGTTAGTGTTGGTAGCGGACAGTCCGTCTAAGTAATCAGCGGGCGCCCCGGCACCGGAAACGGGCCGGATCACCAACTTGAAAGGCTTCTGCGTGGCCAATTACTCTGAGTTCTTCATTGCCGACCATCACCAGGCAGTCGCTCGTGCCAAAGCGCGGCAGTCCGGAAAATCGCCCCAGATCGATGTGCCGGTACTGCCCACACCCGGACTGAGCGACTTTGAGATTGAAGTACTTGGCGAACTTGCCGTCAAGAAAGTCCATGCAACAGGTGTTGCTGCCGAGCTGAGCCTGGTCGACATTGAGCTGGACACCCTGTTCGCTGTTCCGGACGCGCTGTTGGAGGTCTTTGCAGAGCTCAATGCACCTGAAGATCCCGAAGAGGTCGTGGAGCTGGCTGCTCAGTGGGCTGCCGCCGAGGAGATGGAATCCACTCCCGAGGTCACCGAGCCGCTACTGCGCGCGCTCACCGCCATGGC
The Arthrobacter alpinus genome window above contains:
- the ffh gene encoding signal recognition particle protein translates to MFNSLSDRLTATFKNLRGKGRLSEADVDATVREIRRALLDADVAVPVVRAFTAKVRERALGSEVNDALNPAQQIVKIVNEELVAILGGETRRINLAKNPPTVIMLAGLQGAGKTTLAGKLSKWLKGQGHSPLLVAADLQRPNAVKQLQVNGERAGVPVFAPHPGVSSEFESATGDPVAVAMAGLAEAKSKLHDVVIVDTAGRLGIDAELMKQAADIRAAINPDEVLFVIDAMIGQDAVNTAQAFNEGVNFTGVVLTKLDGDARGGAALSVASVTGKPVMFASTGEGLDDFELFHPDRMASRILDMGDVLTLIEQAEKNWDKGEAERMAQKFADQEDFTLDDFLSQMQQIRKMGSMKKMLMMMPGAAGMRQQLENFDEREIDRVEAIVRSMTQHERVAPKIINGSRRARIAKGSGVHVSEVNGLLERFGQAQKMMKKMAQGGGIPGMPGVAGPGGFNSARKGKQGAKKKARSGNPAKAAAELKAAQEKASAPKALPTGAAFGAGAQDFDPSSLNLPKGFEKFLGK
- a CDS encoding alpha/beta fold hydrolase; the protein is MSKTRIVFVHGMDSYGAAAWPAQHLLAGHYDCLFLKRTGFDAVAPVAATDFAADANIVIEALGHGGHVVAHAQGAVAAMMAAVQRPDLVRSLVLIEPLLPSLTAELPASAAYSQRVAELFARSAKLGDAEFLMEFNTLLAVTTAGAAEPVARRAARARLQLPSSAAPLLIIAGVPTLVLTGGWEPLYEEVAGYLESTGAKHVVLRSGHRPHDTAAGAAQIEQFIEATERSAVH
- a CDS encoding GNAT family N-acetyltransferase; the protein is MLEIRPAALPEFALLPAIEAEADAAFEALDPPISIADFPAPDSAQDYADAFHIMVAGRPPAGFVRLEIVDGQAHMAQLSVSPQYARQGIGRQLVNAAIAWAAEAGFHSMTLTTFAHIPFNGPFYTSCGFSELPHEQWTAELAELRHHEAFWTPREPGS
- a CDS encoding VOC family protein; the protein is MTVQNDLLSADLTMGTVMLKVGDMTLMSNYYQKALGLDVVAEADGGQYLGRGNTPLVHLQPAGGLHIPGRGEAGLFHTALLFDDQASLAATVATAAQYSPQAFAGSADHLVSEAFYFTDPEGNGIELYWDRPRDAWTWSNGEVDMDSLALSPQHYLQQHLTEEAVVGQRQSAADIGHVHLQVGDIKTAESFYVDTLGFEKTSGFHGQALFVSAGGYHHHMAMNVWNSRGAGPRKDTLGLGEVLIQLPGKDDVGALAQRLTHHGIAVANTGAELRFDDPWMNKIRVSVGSGQSV